Within Candidatus Zixiibacteriota bacterium, the genomic segment CTATATGCCGGGTTCGAACCGAACCAGTTGACCGGGCCGTTTGTCACTGAGAACGAGGGATTCAGTGTACGACTCCTGCCGATTCAAAAGCGCCTTCGTTATCTTATTCCGTTTGGCACGGTCGAGGAAGTAATTGACGAGCTGAAGAGTCAGGCCGAAGGTTGTTCCGATGGTCTGGCTGTCTATGCCGATGATGGTGAGAAGTTTGGGGTCTGGCCCCAGACCAACGAACACTGCTACGCTGACGGTTGGCTGCAAGACTTTATGGAAGAAGTTGATAAGAACAGCGACTGGCTGGAAGTTATCCCTTTGGGCGAAGCGGCTCAATGCAAACCGATCGGCCGAGCATACCTTCCGTCGGCATCGTACTCCGAGATGCTCCATTGGGCGCTTCCGCCGACCGCTTTCCTGGAGTTAGAGCAGTTCGAGAAATGGCTCAAAAGTGAGAAGAAACTGGACCGCTATGGGCGCTATGTTCGTGGTGGCCATTGGCGGGGTTTTCTAGCCAAGTATGACGAAGCTAACCTGATGCACAAGAAGATGTTGGCTGTCTCTGACCGACTGGACGACTTTGAGAAAAACAACCCGGGACGGATCGAAGAAGCAGTAGGGTTACGCGACAGGCTCTATGCCGGGCAGTGCAATTGTCCATACTGGCACGGTGTTTTCGGGGGATTGTATCTACCCCACATCCGTCAGGCGGTCTATGCTAATCTCATTGAAGCCGATGGTGGTCTTGCCAAACTTGCGGACGATAAAAAATTGATCATAGAGGCCCGTGACTACGATGCTGATGGTTTCGATGAAGTCGTGGTATCATCAGAACTTCTCTCGGCAGTTCTGAAACCGAATCGCGGTGGAAGCCTCATCGGGTTAGCCCTCAACAGACACCGTTTCGATCCCACTGACACACTAACCCGTCGTAAGGAAGGGTATCACCTTAAACTTGACCGAGCCGTAACCAAGGTTACAGGGAGCGACAAGACGACCTCTATTCACGATCTGATTCTCGCCAAAGAGGAGGGCCTCAGTGACCTTCTTCGCGAGGACTGGTATCTCAAGCGCTGCCTGATAGACCATTTCTTCACCGACGATGTTAACTCTGAACGGTTCTGCTCCGGCATCTACGGTGAAGAGGGAGATTTCATAGTCGAACCGTATGATGCTGACATCGAAAGCACCGGCAATAATGTAACATTGGTTCGTAACGGTCATCTATGGCGACCCGAAGGCGTGATCCCACTGCGTGTTGAGAAGTGTTGTACCTTTGACCCCATATCGGAACATATCCGGATTAGGTATGCGCTATCTTGTTCGGAAGGTCATCACGTCGGAGTGAATTTCGGAATCGAAAACAACTTCAATTTCCAAGCAGGTCATGCCGAAGATCGATTTATACTGATTGATGGGCAACGATATGACAATTGCTATCTCGACTCTGTTGGAGCCTATTCCCAGGTTCGCGGATACAGTCTGCACGATCAGTATCGTGATGTCGGATTGGCTGTCATAGGAGACCGATCGTCGGAAATCTGGCATATGCCCATCTTTACGGTATCTCTTTCGGAGGGTGGCTTTGAGAAGGTTTATCAGGGAACGACATTTGTGCACCTGTTCCGTCTTGAGCTGTCGAACACTCCGCTGGAACTTCAGATCGACCTCTACGCTGGTGCGATCAACACTCTTCCAAACAGGATAGAGACTGTCCCGGCGGCCAATTCCTGATCCGGGACTGCGCATGGACGACACCAAGAAAATCGTAGTCATCTCCGACGGCACGGGCCAGACTGCCAAACGGTTGATGGACGCTGTTCTGTCTCAATATGCCTACAAGGAAATTGAGTATACTGTTCTACGCACCTACCAGGAAGTACGCGGCATGGAACGCTGCGACGAAATTCTTGATGAGATTGACGATCAGTATTTGGTTGTCTTCTCTGTCATATCAAGGGGTCTGTCACAGTATCTGCATGAGAAATTGCACGCCATGAACATTCTGCATCTGAATGTGCTCAAGCCGATGGTCTCTACCATGTCCAAGTTTCTCGGTGTCCACCCGGATTTTGAGCCGGGCCTTTTGCAGAGGATTGATGATCGGTACTACAAGAAGATCGACGCGATTGGATTCACAGTCGAGCATGACGACGGCCGGGGAATGTTGATAGAGGAGGCTGATGTAGTTCTGCTCGGGGCATCACGCACCTGCAAGACACCGATTAGTATGTATCTCGCTTGTAATCATGGGGTGAAGGCGGCCAACATACCGATCTTCCCAACCAGTACCATGGAGCAATATATCCTTACCCGTCTGAAGTCATTTAGCCAGAACAAGGTGTTTGGCTTAATGATGCAACCTGATACGCTGGTAGAGATTCGTCAGGAACGATCCCATCACCTGGCCCACACGGTAGAAGGGCGGACGGATATCGAAGACTACTTCGATGTACACAAGATCCGAGAGGAACTACGGTTCTGCCGTCATCTGTTTGCTGTGGGCGAATGGAAAACCATCGACGTAACGCGCCGCGCAATCGAGGAAATCTCAGACGATATTTTGGAAATCTTGAGGATTGAAAGAGCCTAAGAAAAGTGGTTCCGGTCGAACCAG encodes:
- a CDS encoding DUF1926 domain-containing protein encodes the protein MSKFKLAFGIHNHQPVGNFQAVFEEAHTNAYEPFLQLIKQMPCMRISLHQSGILWRWQQEAHPEYFQLVGELVDRGQVELMTGGFYEPILVSIPERDCHGQIAMLSDYIERHFERQAEGLWLTERIWEPHLPKLLAQSGVKYLPIDDTHFLYAGFEPNQLTGPFVTENEGFSVRLLPIQKRLRYLIPFGTVEEVIDELKSQAEGCSDGLAVYADDGEKFGVWPQTNEHCYADGWLQDFMEEVDKNSDWLEVIPLGEAAQCKPIGRAYLPSASYSEMLHWALPPTAFLELEQFEKWLKSEKKLDRYGRYVRGGHWRGFLAKYDEANLMHKKMLAVSDRLDDFEKNNPGRIEEAVGLRDRLYAGQCNCPYWHGVFGGLYLPHIRQAVYANLIEADGGLAKLADDKKLIIEARDYDADGFDEVVVSSELLSAVLKPNRGGSLIGLALNRHRFDPTDTLTRRKEGYHLKLDRAVTKVTGSDKTTSIHDLILAKEEGLSDLLREDWYLKRCLIDHFFTDDVNSERFCSGIYGEEGDFIVEPYDADIESTGNNVTLVRNGHLWRPEGVIPLRVEKCCTFDPISEHIRIRYALSCSEGHHVGVNFGIENNFNFQAGHAEDRFILIDGQRYDNCYLDSVGAYSQVRGYSLHDQYRDVGLAVIGDRSSEIWHMPIFTVSLSEGGFEKVYQGTTFVHLFRLELSNTPLELQIDLYAGAINTLPNRIETVPAANS
- a CDS encoding kinase/pyrophosphorylase, which gives rise to MDDTKKIVVISDGTGQTAKRLMDAVLSQYAYKEIEYTVLRTYQEVRGMERCDEILDEIDDQYLVVFSVISRGLSQYLHEKLHAMNILHLNVLKPMVSTMSKFLGVHPDFEPGLLQRIDDRYYKKIDAIGFTVEHDDGRGMLIEEADVVLLGASRTCKTPISMYLACNHGVKAANIPIFPTSTMEQYILTRLKSFSQNKVFGLMMQPDTLVEIRQERSHHLAHTVEGRTDIEDYFDVHKIREELRFCRHLFAVGEWKTIDVTRRAIEEISDDILEILRIERA